A genome region from Paracoccus stylophorae includes the following:
- a CDS encoding MarR family winged helix-turn-helix transcriptional regulator: MARIFDDALRPVGLKSGQFSLLMSLNRPAPPSIGEVATVLGMDRTTLTANLKPLEKRGLVRVSADEEDRRTRRLSLTPAGEQLLKTAAPIWEATHARIAVHFEDGADKLRNDLATLARIEEAE, translated from the coding sequence TTGGCGCGGATATTCGATGATGCGCTGCGGCCCGTGGGCCTGAAGAGCGGGCAGTTTTCGTTGCTGATGTCGCTCAACCGCCCCGCGCCACCCTCCATCGGCGAGGTCGCCACAGTGCTCGGAATGGACCGCACGACATTGACGGCCAATCTCAAGCCCCTCGAAAAACGCGGGCTTGTGCGTGTGTCGGCCGATGAAGAGGATCGCCGCACCCGCCGTCTGTCACTCACCCCAGCGGGAGAACAGCTCCTGAAAACTGCTGCACCCATTTGGGAAGCGACCCACGCGAGAATCGCCGTGCATTTCGAGGACGGTGCAGACAAGCTGCGCAACGATCTGGCGACACTCGCCCGGATAGAAGAGGCGGAATGA
- a CDS encoding VOC family protein — MKINHTFISINAADFSAQSDWWAKFIGRHWDREPMPSCHEWSLTDNILFQVLDSAEGQGTTTVTLHVPDLGTEIERLKNAGINVPEPVKVEGFDTLHYAGFADPEGNTVGLLDGS; from the coding sequence ATGAAGATCAACCACACCTTCATCAGCATTAACGCCGCCGATTTTTCCGCCCAATCCGATTGGTGGGCGAAATTTATCGGCCGTCACTGGGACCGCGAACCGATGCCGTCCTGCCATGAATGGTCCTTGACCGATAACATCCTGTTTCAGGTGCTCGACAGTGCCGAAGGACAAGGCACCACAACTGTCACCCTCCACGTCCCGGACCTCGGCACCGAGATCGAACGGCTCAAGAACGCGGGAATCAACGTGCCAGAGCCGGTCAAGGTCGAGGGTTTCGACACGTTGCACTACGCGGGGTTTGCCGATCCCGAGGGCAACACAGTCGGTCTACTGGACGGTAGCTAA
- a CDS encoding glutathione S-transferase family protein: MSELVIWTLDWVPMPDGPAGFVRDLRLRWACEEAGFDYSVKTVPLDGKGPDHLARQPFGQVPFLDDGDLKLFESGACLLHLAGKSEKLMPHDPAGAAETLQWTIAALNSVEMASVPWWFLEVTGAKENGLTDLLESRLDGLEAVLKEREWLAADRFTVADLLMADVLRVKKIREFGDRPASESFVKRITERPAFKKAYADQMSHFKAADKAKNKG, translated from the coding sequence ATGAGTGAACTGGTTATCTGGACTCTGGATTGGGTGCCTATGCCCGATGGACCCGCAGGATTTGTCAGGGATTTACGGTTAAGATGGGCCTGTGAGGAAGCCGGGTTTGACTACTCTGTGAAAACTGTTCCTCTCGACGGCAAAGGCCCGGATCATCTGGCCCGTCAGCCATTTGGACAAGTCCCATTCCTGGATGATGGTGATCTGAAACTATTCGAGAGCGGCGCTTGCCTGCTGCATCTGGCGGGCAAGAGCGAAAAGCTGATGCCGCATGATCCTGCCGGTGCAGCCGAAACGCTGCAATGGACGATTGCCGCACTTAACTCGGTCGAAATGGCTTCGGTGCCTTGGTGGTTTCTGGAAGTGACTGGTGCGAAGGAGAACGGCTTGACTGATTTGTTGGAAAGCCGACTGGACGGTCTGGAAGCAGTCTTGAAGGAGCGGGAATGGCTGGCCGCCGACCGCTTCACTGTCGCTGATTTGCTGATGGCGGACGTGCTACGCGTAAAAAAAATCCGCGAATTTGGGGACCGCCCTGCGTCGGAATCCTTTGTCAAACGGATCACGGAGCGACCAGCCTTCAAGAAGGCCTATGCTGACCAAATGTCCCACTTCAAAGCAGCGGATAAGGCTAAGAATAAAGGCTAA
- the rpiB gene encoding ribose 5-phosphate isomerase B encodes MKNRKRIALSSDHAAIDLRQTIARYLAEQGLEVVDIGPTTPESTHYPKHGEAAARLVASNDCQLGVILCGTGQGIMMAAKKVKGIRCGVCADAFSARMIRQHNDANMLALGARVVGEGLALDIVEAFVNADFESGRHAVRVEMINALEG; translated from the coding sequence ATGAAGAATCGCAAACGTATTGCCCTTTCCAGCGATCACGCGGCCATTGACCTACGTCAGACCATCGCTCGCTATCTAGCCGAGCAGGGTCTTGAGGTAGTAGACATCGGGCCAACAACGCCTGAGAGCACGCACTATCCTAAACATGGTGAAGCAGCGGCGAGGCTCGTCGCCTCCAATGATTGTCAACTTGGCGTTATATTATGCGGTACCGGCCAAGGCATCATGATGGCGGCCAAAAAGGTAAAGGGCATCCGGTGTGGTGTTTGTGCAGACGCATTCTCTGCTCGCATGATCCGCCAGCACAACGATGCCAACATGCTGGCTTTGGGTGCGCGAGTGGTGGGCGAAGGCTTGGCACTCGATATCGTGGAGGCATTCGTGAACGCCGACTTTGAGAGCGGTCGACATGCTGTGCGAGTGGAAATGATTAACGCGCTGGAAGGCTAA
- a CDS encoding thioredoxin family protein, with protein sequence MPVSPPVCDFGAPWHEFTLPGTDGRTYNLEDIRGPNGTLVMFICNHCPYVQSVIDRIVRDAARLQDAGIGVVAISANDVTEYPQDGPDQMKIVAERHGFTFPYLYDASQAVARAYGAECTPDFFGYNAAGELQYRGRLDSSTRTAGPADARRELLEAMLQIAETGKGPEKQIPSMGCSIKWKTG encoded by the coding sequence ATGCCCGTTTCGCCGCCTGTCTGCGATTTCGGTGCGCCTTGGCACGAATTCACCCTGCCGGGCACGGATGGCCGGACTTACAATCTTGAGGATATTCGCGGCCCGAACGGGACGCTGGTGATGTTCATCTGTAATCATTGCCCCTATGTGCAATCGGTGATCGACCGGATCGTGCGCGATGCGGCCAGATTGCAGGATGCGGGTATCGGCGTTGTCGCAATCTCGGCCAACGATGTCACTGAGTACCCGCAGGACGGCCCCGACCAGATGAAGATCGTGGCCGAACGGCACGGATTCACCTTTCCTTATCTCTATGACGCATCGCAGGCGGTCGCACGTGCCTATGGTGCAGAATGCACGCCCGATTTCTTCGGCTATAACGCGGCTGGCGAGTTGCAGTATCGCGGCCGGCTGGATTCCTCGACCCGGACGGCCGGACCTGCCGATGCAAGGCGCGAATTGCTGGAGGCGATGTTGCAGATTGCAGAAACCGGAAAAGGCCCCGAAAAACAAATCCCTTCGATGGGATGCTCGATCAAGTGGAAGACCGGATGA
- the gph gene encoding phosphoglycolate phosphatase (PGP is an essential enzyme in the glycolate salvage pathway in higher organisms (photorespiration in plants). Phosphoglycolate results from the oxidase activity of RubisCO in the Calvin cycle when concentrations of carbon dioxide are low relative to oxygen. This enzyme is a member of the Haloacid Dehalogenase (HAD) superfamily of aspartate-nucleophile hydrolase enzymes (PF00702).), translating into MSVCLAPCPVVFDLDGTLIDSAPDIHACVNAVLRENGIAPLGLDRVRSFIGGGVELLWSRVIAATGIDPAAQRDLVASFMTRYHRATGLTRLYPGVPEALGVLADRGYPMGICTNKPMGPTQAVLDHVGIAHLFGAVIGGDSMPQKKPDPAPLRAAFGALGADPAAPRAIFVGDSEFDATCAAAVPVPFLLFSRGYRRSRLEDLTRRATFDDFAALPGLVESVAMA; encoded by the coding sequence ATGAGCGTGTGTCTGGCGCCCTGCCCGGTCGTCTTCGATCTTGACGGCACGCTGATCGACAGTGCGCCCGATATCCATGCCTGCGTGAACGCGGTCCTGCGCGAGAACGGCATCGCCCCGCTTGGCCTCGATCGGGTGCGCAGCTTCATCGGCGGCGGTGTCGAGCTGTTGTGGAGCCGGGTGATCGCCGCGACCGGCATCGATCCGGCCGCGCAGCGCGATCTGGTCGCGTCCTTCATGACCCGTTATCACCGGGCGACCGGGCTGACGCGGCTGTATCCGGGCGTTCCCGAGGCGTTGGGGGTCCTGGCGGATCGTGGCTATCCGATGGGGATCTGCACCAACAAGCCGATGGGCCCGACGCAGGCGGTTCTGGATCATGTCGGTATCGCCCATCTGTTCGGGGCGGTGATCGGCGGCGATTCGATGCCGCAGAAAAAGCCCGATCCCGCGCCGCTGCGCGCGGCCTTCGGCGCGCTTGGCGCCGATCCGGCCGCGCCGCGCGCGATTTTTGTCGGCGACAGCGAGTTCGATGCGACCTGCGCCGCGGCGGTGCCGGTTCCGTTCCTGCTGTTCAGCCGCGGCTATCGCCGGTCCCGGCTGGAGGATCTGACGCGGCGCGCCACCTTCGACGATTTCGCCGCCCTGCCCGGTCTGGTGGAAAGCGTGGCGATGGCCTGA
- a CDS encoding glutathione S-transferase family protein: MTTLYTMPGTCSLAPNIAVAWLDAPVEIHNMAYGDHKKDDYLAINPKGKVPALRFDDGDVLTEAAAILAWLGAEHGKGGYGRDTVLGRKEAEALSYMTSEVHATYGGHFGPQNLAETKEGQEEVKRKTYETLAGQYTRMDEILRENGGDWYLGKRSFADTFLYVLTRWIEQTPLSIADYPALKQHRARMEADDGVRRALQRQDMDPIG, translated from the coding sequence ATGACAACGCTTTACACGATGCCCGGAACCTGTTCGCTTGCGCCCAATATCGCCGTGGCGTGGCTGGATGCGCCGGTCGAGATCCACAACATGGCCTATGGCGATCACAAGAAGGACGATTATCTGGCCATCAACCCCAAGGGCAAGGTGCCCGCGCTGCGCTTTGACGATGGCGACGTCCTGACCGAGGCGGCGGCGATCCTGGCGTGGCTTGGCGCCGAGCACGGCAAGGGCGGCTATGGGCGCGACACGGTGCTGGGCCGGAAAGAGGCCGAGGCGCTGTCCTATATGACGTCCGAGGTGCATGCGACCTATGGCGGCCATTTCGGGCCGCAGAACCTGGCCGAGACCAAGGAAGGTCAGGAAGAGGTCAAGCGCAAGACCTATGAAACCCTGGCCGGCCAATACACGCGGATGGACGAGATCCTGCGCGAGAATGGCGGCGACTGGTATCTTGGCAAACGATCCTTTGCGGACACGTTTCTTTACGTGCTGACGCGGTGGATCGAACAGACGCCCTTGTCCATCGCCGATTATCCGGCGCTGAAGCAGCATCGCGCGCGGATGGAAGCCGATGACGGCGTGCGGCGCGCGTTGCAGCGGCAGGATATGGACCCGATCGGATGA
- a CDS encoding DUF5996 family protein, giving the protein MTDAADASGWPSLPYAEWAETCTALHLWCQIIGKYRLAHTPWVNHSWHATLYVTPRGLTTGPVHEAGGCLTLSLDFVDHRLIAEADGGARQGFALERMSVAEFLRKIRDAVQAVGGTFDIHDMPNELPDAVPFAQDTATRPYDAAAVTRFHGALLRIVPVFERFRTGFLGKVSPVHLFWGSFDLAVTRFSGRRAPLHPAGIPNLPDNVAQEAYSHEVSSAGFWPGGAGVDEAMFYSYAYPAPDGFDTYPVAPDAARFDTSLGEFVLPYEAVRTSASPDRTLMQFLQSTYRAAAELARWDRSALECELGVPQVPRAVHR; this is encoded by the coding sequence ATGACGGATGCGGCCGACGCCTCCGGCTGGCCCAGCCTGCCTTATGCCGAATGGGCCGAGACCTGCACCGCGCTGCATCTGTGGTGCCAGATCATCGGCAAATACCGGCTGGCGCACACGCCATGGGTCAACCATTCCTGGCACGCGACGCTGTATGTCACGCCGCGCGGTCTGACCACCGGCCCGGTGCACGAGGCCGGGGGCTGCCTTACGCTCAGCCTCGATTTCGTGGATCACCGGCTGATCGCCGAGGCGGATGGCGGCGCGCGGCAGGGTTTCGCGCTGGAACGGATGAGCGTGGCCGAATTTCTGCGCAAGATCCGCGATGCGGTGCAGGCGGTCGGCGGCACGTTCGACATTCACGACATGCCGAACGAACTGCCCGATGCGGTGCCCTTTGCCCAGGATACGGCCACGCGCCCCTATGATGCCGCGGCGGTGACGCGCTTTCACGGCGCGCTGTTGCGCATCGTGCCGGTATTCGAACGGTTTCGCACCGGGTTTCTGGGCAAGGTGTCGCCCGTGCATCTGTTCTGGGGGTCGTTCGATCTGGCGGTGACGCGGTTTTCCGGCCGACGGGCGCCGCTGCATCCCGCAGGCATCCCGAACCTGCCCGATAACGTGGCGCAGGAAGCCTATAGTCACGAGGTGTCCTCGGCCGGGTTCTGGCCCGGCGGTGCGGGTGTGGATGAGGCGATGTTCTATTCCTATGCCTATCCCGCGCCGGATGGGTTCGACACCTACCCGGTCGCGCCCGATGCCGCCCGGTTCGACACCTCGCTTGGCGAATTCGTGCTGCCGTATGAGGCGGTGCGGACAAGTGCCTCGCCCGACCGGACGCTGATGCAGTTCCTGCAATCGACCTATCGCGCGGCGGCCGAACTGGCCCGGTGGGACCGGTCGGCGCTTGAATGCGAACTGGGCGTCCCGCAGGTCCCGCGTGCCGTGCATCGCTGA
- a CDS encoding pirin family protein codes for MSWTPCPDPILGDPDGVNAIETLIVPRAVDLGEMEVRRALPSTKRQMVGPFIFFDQMGPAEFLTDQGIDVRPHPHINLATLTYLFEGEILHRDSLGTEQAIRPGAVNWMKAGQGIVHSERTSEDRRRNGQRLFGIQTWVALPEDQEESAPEFIHYGSDDLPIIDADGIRARIMAGEAFGQTSSLRTASETLYGDIEMQAGRQIPIDATYEERALYTISGEIEIAGDRFEPGQLLILRPGDAITVRARSAARFMLFGGAPMGGPRYIWWNFVSSRPERIEAAKQEWARGRFDTVPGDEEDFIPLPENHGKPRRAMGGVFYP; via the coding sequence ATGAGTTGGACCCCCTGCCCTGACCCGATCCTCGGGGACCCCGACGGCGTCAACGCCATCGAGACGCTGATCGTGCCGCGCGCCGTCGATCTGGGCGAGATGGAGGTGCGCCGCGCCCTGCCCTCGACCAAGCGGCAGATGGTCGGGCCGTTCATCTTCTTCGACCAGATGGGCCCGGCCGAGTTTCTGACCGATCAGGGCATCGACGTCCGCCCGCACCCCCATATCAACCTGGCCACCCTGACCTATCTGTTCGAGGGTGAAATCCTGCACCGCGATTCCCTGGGCACCGAACAGGCGATCCGGCCGGGCGCGGTCAACTGGATGAAGGCCGGACAGGGCATCGTTCATTCGGAACGCACCTCGGAAGATCGCCGCCGCAACGGACAGCGCCTGTTCGGCATCCAGACCTGGGTCGCCCTGCCCGAGGACCAGGAGGAATCCGCCCCCGAATTCATCCATTACGGGTCCGACGATCTGCCCATCATCGATGCCGACGGCATCAGGGCGCGCATCATGGCGGGCGAGGCGTTCGGCCAGACATCCTCTCTGCGGACCGCGTCCGAGACGCTTTACGGCGACATCGAGATGCAGGCGGGACGCCAGATTCCCATCGACGCCACCTATGAGGAACGGGCGCTGTACACCATCTCGGGCGAGATCGAGATCGCGGGCGACAGGTTTGAACCCGGACAGTTGCTGATCCTGCGACCCGGCGACGCGATCACTGTGCGCGCCAGATCGGCTGCGCGCTTCATGCTGTTCGGCGGCGCGCCGATGGGCGGGCCGCGCTATATCTGGTGGAACTTCGTCTCGTCGCGCCCCGAACGGATCGAGGCGGCAAAGCAGGAATGGGCCAGGGGCCGGTTCGACACAGTGCCGGGCGACGAGGAAGATTTCATCCCGCTGCCCGAAAACCACGGCAAGCCGCGCCGCGCGATGGGCGGCGTCTTCTATCCCTGA
- a CDS encoding ring-cleaving dioxygenase, producing MPQTIPGLHHVTAISGPPQGNVDFYVGTMLQRLVKKTVNFDAPDTYHLYYGNDRAEPGTILTFFPFVDAGPGRAGPGMASAVAYAVPPGGLDAWMMALAGAAVDFDGPAERFGERMIALTDPDGLRVELIETDRGTAGIAAADDRPVDGGFHSVTLWLDNPDGTARLLTDLFGYDSAGEDSHGAEKRYRFVAKDQGRGAVVDLVTSDARSIGRQGAGTIHHVAFRAENDEVQNAWQDTLRSQGFEVTPQIDRQYFNAIYFREPGGVLFEIATDPPGFATDEPMDTLGHDLKLPPQHEPLRAQIERVLPPITIPRRPTR from the coding sequence ATGCCGCAAACGATCCCCGGCCTGCACCATGTCACCGCGATTTCCGGCCCGCCCCAGGGCAATGTCGATTTCTATGTCGGCACGATGCTGCAACGGCTGGTCAAGAAGACGGTGAATTTCGACGCGCCGGACACCTATCACCTCTATTACGGCAACGACCGCGCCGAACCCGGCACGATCCTGACCTTCTTTCCCTTCGTCGATGCCGGGCCGGGTCGTGCGGGTCCGGGCATGGCCAGCGCGGTGGCCTATGCCGTGCCGCCCGGCGGGCTGGATGCGTGGATGATGGCGCTGGCCGGGGCTGCCGTGGATTTCGACGGTCCGGCCGAGCGGTTCGGCGAACGGATGATCGCGCTGACCGATCCCGACGGGCTGCGGGTCGAACTGATCGAGACGGATCGCGGCACGGCGGGGATCGCGGCAGCCGATGACCGGCCCGTGGATGGCGGGTTTCACTCCGTCACCCTGTGGCTGGACAATCCCGACGGCACCGCGCGGCTGCTGACGGATCTGTTCGGCTATGACAGCGCGGGCGAGGACTCGCACGGCGCGGAAAAACGGTATCGGTTCGTCGCGAAGGATCAGGGGCGCGGAGCGGTCGTCGATCTGGTCACCTCGGACGCGCGCTCGATCGGGCGGCAGGGCGCGGGGACGATCCATCACGTCGCCTTTCGCGCCGAGAACGACGAGGTGCAGAACGCATGGCAAGACACCCTGCGCAGCCAGGGGTTTGAGGTGACGCCGCAGATCGACCGCCAGTATTTCAACGCGATCTATTTCCGCGAACCGGGCGGTGTGCTGTTCGAGATCGCCACCGATCCGCCGGGCTTTGCCACCGACGAGCCGATGGACACCCTGGGCCACGACCTGAAACTGCCGCCACAGCACGAACCGCTGCGCGCCCAGATCGAACGCGTCCTGCCACCGATTACCATTCCCAGAAGGCCCACCAGATGA
- a CDS encoding alpha/beta hydrolase produces MKNDPHAGNRILSGGAPLSRARLAMIMVHGRGGAPEDMMGLADYLGLPDIAIRAPEAAGNSWWPDSFLAPLARNEPGLSSALGVMARLSDELAEQGFGPDRTVVLGFSQGACLALEHAARAGRKLAGVAGLSGGLVGTADGDGAPQPELYNHVEKKFAYDGRLDGTPVLLGCHERDPHIPLARVRTTEKLFQDMGATVTTQIYPGAGHGVVEEEIRALRAMLNG; encoded by the coding sequence ATGAAAAACGACCCCCACGCCGGAAACCGCATCCTATCGGGCGGCGCGCCCCTGTCGCGCGCACGTCTGGCGATGATCATGGTGCATGGGCGCGGCGGCGCGCCCGAGGACATGATGGGACTGGCCGATTATCTGGGCCTGCCCGACATCGCGATCCGCGCCCCCGAAGCGGCCGGCAATTCGTGGTGGCCCGACAGTTTTCTGGCGCCCCTTGCCCGGAACGAGCCCGGCCTGTCCTCGGCCCTGGGCGTGATGGCCCGGCTTTCGGACGAGCTGGCCGAACAGGGATTCGGACCCGACCGCACCGTCGTTCTGGGTTTCAGCCAGGGTGCGTGTCTGGCGCTGGAACACGCGGCGCGCGCGGGCCGGAAACTGGCCGGCGTGGCAGGGCTTTCCGGCGGTCTGGTCGGAACCGCAGACGGCGACGGGGCGCCGCAGCCGGAACTGTATAACCATGTCGAGAAGAAATTTGCCTATGACGGCCGGCTGGACGGCACGCCCGTTCTTCTGGGTTGTCACGAACGCGATCCTCATATCCCGCTGGCCCGCGTCAGAACCACCGAAAAGCTGTTTCAGGATATGGGCGCGACGGTGACGACGCAGATCTATCCCGGCGCGGGCCACGGAGTCGTGGAAGAGGAAATCCGCGCCCTGCGCGCCATGCTGAACGGATAG
- a CDS encoding monovalent cation:proton antiporter-2 (CPA2) family protein — protein MMRDMLSRRHRTLAGMDLTLRPPGMPRKPMPSAAPIVRPRVRAMARRAVLSGALALTSASAALAAEPAGQSTVLGLAGLEIAFLAALALIALACLFVPVSRALGLGTVIGYLVAGVVAGSALSLSFTEEPAELLHFAEFGVVLFLFVIGLEFRPARLWEMRGTIFGRGLAQVLACGAVLSVPALIYGLDWRAAMIVGLGLALSSTALVMREIDEKGQRNTAFGQTAIAVLLFEDLAIVPLLLLIAVLAPSGVDAAWTDNARALGLGLGAILLLIVVGRFALDPIFGAIARTRTPELMTAAALGVVVFAALVMAAAGLSYAMGAFIAGVMLAESSYRHEVEADIEPFRGLFMGLFFIAVGLSLDLNAVARNWLIIVLAVPLLVVLKSATVYAVNRLFGSTHQVALRIAFAMSQHGEFGFVLFAAAGAAMILPGDVASIAVTIVTLSMALSSQSDRVYRLIAGRRARETIDEDYSDAGGAVLVVGFGRVGQLVAQPLVARDIAVTLLDHDADRIREAGRFGARVHFGDGTRPEVLQAAGAGRAAAIVVATDDPDTTLRIVALVRRQFPNAALIVRAHDRIHAVRLACAGVPTDAIMRETQLSALSLGERTLRALGYSDSDASETVRQVRLRDEARLAEQTLAARDAQDRDAIVAAIVPEPIRRDAAAEGD, from the coding sequence ATGATGCGCGATATGCTGTCGCGCCGCCACCGGACGCTTGCGGGCATGGACCTGACGCTGCGACCTCCCGGCATGCCGCGAAAGCCGATGCCCAGCGCGGCGCCGATTGTCCGACCCCGCGTCCGGGCGATGGCCCGACGCGCCGTCCTGTCGGGCGCGCTGGCGCTGACATCGGCTTCCGCCGCCCTGGCGGCCGAGCCTGCGGGTCAGTCCACGGTGTTAGGCCTTGCCGGGCTTGAGATCGCGTTTCTGGCCGCGCTGGCGCTGATCGCGCTGGCCTGTCTGTTCGTGCCGGTGTCGCGCGCCCTGGGGCTGGGCACGGTGATCGGCTATCTGGTGGCCGGGGTCGTCGCCGGCAGTGCGCTGTCGCTGTCCTTTACCGAAGAACCCGCCGAATTGCTGCATTTCGCCGAATTCGGCGTCGTGCTGTTCCTGTTCGTCATCGGGCTGGAGTTTCGGCCCGCCAGATTGTGGGAGATGCGCGGCACGATTTTCGGGCGCGGGCTGGCGCAGGTCCTGGCCTGCGGGGCGGTGCTGTCGGTGCCGGCGCTGATCTATGGGCTGGACTGGCGCGCGGCGATGATCGTGGGGCTGGGGCTGGCGCTGTCCTCGACCGCGCTGGTGATGCGCGAGATCGACGAAAAGGGTCAGCGCAACACCGCCTTCGGGCAGACGGCGATTGCGGTCCTGCTGTTCGAGGATCTGGCCATCGTCCCGCTTTTGCTGCTGATCGCGGTGCTGGCGCCATCGGGGGTGGACGCGGCATGGACCGACAACGCCCGCGCCCTCGGGCTGGGTCTGGGCGCGATCCTGCTGCTGATCGTCGTTGGCCGCTTTGCGCTGGACCCGATCTTCGGCGCCATCGCGCGCACCCGCACGCCGGAACTGATGACCGCGGCCGCGCTTGGCGTCGTCGTGTTCGCGGCGCTGGTCATGGCGGCGGCCGGCCTGTCCTATGCGATGGGCGCTTTCATCGCCGGCGTCATGCTGGCCGAATCGTCCTATCGCCACGAGGTTGAGGCGGATATCGAGCCGTTTCGCGGCCTGTTCATGGGCCTGTTCTTCATCGCCGTCGGGCTGTCGCTTGACCTGAACGCGGTGGCGCGCAACTGGCTGATCATCGTGCTGGCCGTGCCGCTGCTGGTGGTTCTGAAAAGTGCGACCGTCTATGCGGTCAACCGGCTTTTCGGCAGCACGCATCAGGTCGCGCTGCGCATCGCCTTCGCGATGTCGCAGCACGGCGAATTCGGCTTTGTGCTGTTTGCCGCGGCCGGCGCGGCGATGATCCTGCCGGGCGACGTGGCCTCGATCGCGGTGACGATCGTGACGCTGTCGATGGCGCTGTCATCGCAATCCGACCGCGTCTATCGGCTGATCGCCGGCAGGCGCGCGCGCGAAACCATCGACGAGGATTATTCCGACGCCGGCGGCGCGGTGCTGGTGGTCGGTTTCGGCCGCGTCGGCCAGCTGGTCGCGCAGCCGCTTGTCGCGCGCGATATTGCCGTCACCCTGCTGGATCACGACGCCGACCGCATCCGCGAGGCCGGGCGTTTCGGCGCGCGGGTCCATTTCGGCGATGGCACACGGCCCGAGGTGTTGCAGGCCGCTGGCGCGGGGCGGGCCGCGGCCATTGTCGTGGCGACCGACGATCCCGACACGACGCTGCGCATCGTCGCCCTCGTCCGACGTCAGTTCCCGAACGCCGCGCTGATCGTGCGCGCCCATGATCGCATCCACGCCGTGCGGCTGGCCTGTGCGGGCGTGCCCACCGACGCGATCATGCGCGAGACGCAGCTTTCGGCGCTGTCCCTGGGTGAGCGCACGCTGCGCGCGTTGGGATATTCCGACAGCGATGCCAGCGAGACGGTCAGGCAGGTCCGGCTGCGGGACGAGGCGCGGCTGGCCGAACAGACGCTGGCCGCCCGCGATGCGCAGGATCGCGACGCCATCGTGGCCGCGATCGTTCCCGAACCGATCAGGCGTGACGCTGCCGCAGAGGGTGACTGA
- the kdsA gene encoding 3-deoxy-8-phosphooctulonate synthase, with the protein MNEQRHIRIGDLSCGNDLPLTVIAGPCQLETLDHALHIARTMADACAASGAGYVFKASYDKANRTSLKGRRGVGIDEGLQMLATVREQVGCPVLTDVHDAEQAVLAAKSVDVIQIPAFLSRQTDLLLAAGRTGAVVNVKKGQFLAPWDMQNVADKVASTGNGNILLTERGVSFGYNTLVADMRSLPIMARTGYPVIMDATHSVQQPGGQGASSGGQREFAPVMARAAVSIGVAGVFIETHEDPDNAPSDGPNMIPLDRMPALIASLMRFDALAKAEPTGA; encoded by the coding sequence ATGAACGAACAACGACATATCCGGATCGGCGATCTGTCCTGCGGCAACGATCTGCCGCTGACGGTGATCGCCGGACCCTGCCAGCTGGAAACGCTGGATCACGCGCTGCATATCGCCCGGACGATGGCGGATGCCTGCGCCGCTTCCGGGGCCGGGTATGTGTTCAAGGCCAGCTATGACAAGGCGAACCGCACCTCGCTGAAGGGCAGGCGCGGCGTCGGCATCGACGAAGGGTTGCAGATGCTGGCGACGGTGCGCGAACAGGTGGGCTGTCCGGTGCTGACCGACGTCCACGACGCAGAGCAGGCGGTTCTGGCGGCGAAATCCGTGGATGTGATCCAGATCCCGGCCTTCCTGAGCCGACAGACCGATCTGCTGCTGGCCGCCGGCCGGACCGGGGCGGTCGTGAACGTGAAGAAGGGTCAGTTCCTGGCGCCGTGGGACATGCAGAACGTCGCGGACAAGGTCGCCTCGACCGGGAACGGCAACATCCTGCTGACCGAACGCGGCGTCAGCTTTGGCTATAACACGCTTGTCGCGGACATGCGGTCGCTGCCGATCATGGCGCGGACGGGATATCCGGTGATCATGGATGCGACACATTCGGTCCAGCAGCCGGGCGGGCAGGGCGCCTCGTCCGGCGGTCAGCGCGAATTCGCGCCGGTGATGGCGCGGGCCGCCGTGTCCATCGGCGTGGCCGGCGTTTTCATCGAGACGCATGAAGACCCGGACAACGCGCCCTCGGACGGACCCAACATGATCCCGCTGGACCGGATGCCGGCGCTGATCGCCAGCCTGATGCGGTTCGACGCGCTGGCCAAGGCCGAACCGACCGGCGCATGA